Proteins encoded in a region of the Tripterygium wilfordii isolate XIE 37 chromosome 21, ASM1340144v1, whole genome shotgun sequence genome:
- the LOC119989763 gene encoding protein ULTRAPETALA 2-like isoform X1 encodes MVFFSASEQHANSVKDNASPMFDDTKLASIDGFNKISSEYIEVNCGCTSKKYGDTMGMLRIFNDGLFVIRCHCIPECKNVTPYEFEKHSRREGGRKWTSHIWVIIDGKKVPIWKTGLLKYYKHATNEANTTDMYGSRGKRVFHRDEFIRCSQCNKERRFCCRTEMDCRDYHDALAVEKWKCSDMPYNKITCEDEEERKSRKVRRGCPRSATCEGCTRCVCFGCFKCRFFDCECRNCIDFMQNSDP; translated from the exons ATAATGCTTCACCCATGTTTGATGACACAAAATTGGCAAGCATAGATGGGTTTAACAAGATATCTAGTGAATATATTGAGGTTAATTGTGGTTGTACGAGCAAAAAGTACGGCGACACAATGGGAATGTTGAGGATTTTTAATGATGGGCTATTCGTCATCAGGTGTCATTGCATACCAGAATGTAAGAATG TGACTCCGTACGAGTTCGAGAAACACTCCAGGAGAGAAGGTGGCCGAAAATGGACGAGCCATATTTGGGTCATCATCGACGGCAAAAAAGTCCCTATCTGGAAAACTGGTCTGCTAAAGTATTACAAGCACGCGACAAATGAGGCCAACACCACAGACATGTACGGTTCTCGTGGGAAACGAGTTTTCCATCGCGATGAGTTCATTCGCTGCTCGCAGTGCAACAAAGAACGCAGATTCTGCTGTAGAACCGAGATGGACTGTCGCGACTATCATGATGCTTTAGCAGTGGAGAAATGGAAGTGTTCAGACATGCCCTATAACAA AATAACCTGCGAGGATGAGGAGGAGCGGAAGTCTCGTAAGGTACGCCGAGGGTGTCCTCGTTCGGCAACATGTGAAGGTTGCACCCGTTGCGTGTGTTTCGGCTGCTTCAAATGCCGCTTTTTTGACTGTGAATGCCGGAATTGCATAgatttcatgcaaaattccgaCCCTTAG
- the LOC119989763 gene encoding protein ULTRAPETALA 2-like isoform X2: MCLFSIDNASPMFDDTKLASIDGFNKISSEYIEVNCGCTSKKYGDTMGMLRIFNDGLFVIRCHCIPECKNVTPYEFEKHSRREGGRKWTSHIWVIIDGKKVPIWKTGLLKYYKHATNEANTTDMYGSRGKRVFHRDEFIRCSQCNKERRFCCRTEMDCRDYHDALAVEKWKCSDMPYNKITCEDEEERKSRKVRRGCPRSATCEGCTRCVCFGCFKCRFFDCECRNCIDFMQNSDP, encoded by the exons ATGTGTTTGTTTTCCATAGATAATGCTTCACCCATGTTTGATGACACAAAATTGGCAAGCATAGATGGGTTTAACAAGATATCTAGTGAATATATTGAGGTTAATTGTGGTTGTACGAGCAAAAAGTACGGCGACACAATGGGAATGTTGAGGATTTTTAATGATGGGCTATTCGTCATCAGGTGTCATTGCATACCAGAATGTAAGAATG TGACTCCGTACGAGTTCGAGAAACACTCCAGGAGAGAAGGTGGCCGAAAATGGACGAGCCATATTTGGGTCATCATCGACGGCAAAAAAGTCCCTATCTGGAAAACTGGTCTGCTAAAGTATTACAAGCACGCGACAAATGAGGCCAACACCACAGACATGTACGGTTCTCGTGGGAAACGAGTTTTCCATCGCGATGAGTTCATTCGCTGCTCGCAGTGCAACAAAGAACGCAGATTCTGCTGTAGAACCGAGATGGACTGTCGCGACTATCATGATGCTTTAGCAGTGGAGAAATGGAAGTGTTCAGACATGCCCTATAACAA AATAACCTGCGAGGATGAGGAGGAGCGGAAGTCTCGTAAGGTACGCCGAGGGTGTCCTCGTTCGGCAACATGTGAAGGTTGCACCCGTTGCGTGTGTTTCGGCTGCTTCAAATGCCGCTTTTTTGACTGTGAATGCCGGAATTGCATAgatttcatgcaaaattccgaCCCTTAG
- the LOC119989763 gene encoding protein ULTRAPETALA 2-like isoform X3, giving the protein MAPDNASPMFDDTKLASIDGFNKISSEYIEVNCGCTSKKYGDTMGMLRIFNDGLFVIRCHCIPECKNVTPYEFEKHSRREGGRKWTSHIWVIIDGKKVPIWKTGLLKYYKHATNEANTTDMYGSRGKRVFHRDEFIRCSQCNKERRFCCRTEMDCRDYHDALAVEKWKCSDMPYNKITCEDEEERKSRKVRRGCPRSATCEGCTRCVCFGCFKCRFFDCECRNCIDFMQNSDP; this is encoded by the exons ATGGCTCCAG ATAATGCTTCACCCATGTTTGATGACACAAAATTGGCAAGCATAGATGGGTTTAACAAGATATCTAGTGAATATATTGAGGTTAATTGTGGTTGTACGAGCAAAAAGTACGGCGACACAATGGGAATGTTGAGGATTTTTAATGATGGGCTATTCGTCATCAGGTGTCATTGCATACCAGAATGTAAGAATG TGACTCCGTACGAGTTCGAGAAACACTCCAGGAGAGAAGGTGGCCGAAAATGGACGAGCCATATTTGGGTCATCATCGACGGCAAAAAAGTCCCTATCTGGAAAACTGGTCTGCTAAAGTATTACAAGCACGCGACAAATGAGGCCAACACCACAGACATGTACGGTTCTCGTGGGAAACGAGTTTTCCATCGCGATGAGTTCATTCGCTGCTCGCAGTGCAACAAAGAACGCAGATTCTGCTGTAGAACCGAGATGGACTGTCGCGACTATCATGATGCTTTAGCAGTGGAGAAATGGAAGTGTTCAGACATGCCCTATAACAA AATAACCTGCGAGGATGAGGAGGAGCGGAAGTCTCGTAAGGTACGCCGAGGGTGTCCTCGTTCGGCAACATGTGAAGGTTGCACCCGTTGCGTGTGTTTCGGCTGCTTCAAATGCCGCTTTTTTGACTGTGAATGCCGGAATTGCATAgatttcatgcaaaattccgaCCCTTAG